The Mixta hanseatica genome includes a region encoding these proteins:
- the cysP gene encoding thiosulfate ABC transporter substrate-binding protein CysP has product MTFPVAKKFLGGAALSLLLAASAQATELLNSSYDVSRELFTALNAPFIQQWDEQHPNDKLTIHQSHAGSSKQALAILQGLKADVVTYNQVTDVQILHDRGRLLPADWQSRLPNHSSPFYSTMAFLVRKGNPKQIHDWNDLIRSDVKLVFPNPKTSGNGRYTWLAAWGAADQANNGDRAKTTQFMTQLMKNVEVMDTGGRGATTTFVERGLGDVLISFESEVNNIRNQYAPQGYEVVVPKTDILAEFPVAWLDKNVAQKHTEAAAKAYLNYLYTPAAQQIMTKFYYRVNNPQLMQQANFPQTELFRVEDRFGSWENIMKTHFASGGELDKLLAAGRG; this is encoded by the coding sequence ATGACCTTTCCCGTAGCGAAAAAGTTTCTCGGCGGCGCGGCGCTCTCTTTGCTGTTGGCCGCAAGCGCGCAGGCAACCGAGCTGTTAAACAGCTCTTATGATGTGTCACGTGAACTCTTTACGGCGCTGAATGCTCCTTTTATCCAGCAATGGGATGAGCAACACCCGAACGACAAACTCACCATTCATCAATCACATGCCGGCTCGTCGAAACAGGCGCTGGCAATCCTGCAGGGTCTGAAGGCCGATGTGGTGACGTACAACCAGGTCACCGATGTGCAAATCCTGCACGATCGTGGTCGTCTGTTGCCGGCCGACTGGCAATCTCGCCTGCCCAACCATAGCTCGCCGTTTTACTCCACCATGGCGTTTCTGGTACGCAAAGGTAATCCAAAGCAAATCCATGACTGGAACGATCTGATCCGCAGCGACGTGAAGCTGGTTTTCCCTAATCCCAAAACTTCCGGCAACGGGCGCTATACCTGGCTGGCGGCCTGGGGTGCGGCAGATCAAGCCAACAACGGCGATCGCGCTAAAACTACGCAGTTTATGACTCAGCTGATGAAAAACGTCGAAGTGATGGATACCGGCGGACGCGGCGCGACCACCACGTTCGTTGAACGCGGCCTGGGCGACGTGCTGATCAGCTTTGAATCGGAAGTAAACAACATTCGTAATCAGTATGCGCCACAGGGTTACGAAGTGGTGGTACCGAAAACCGATATTCTTGCCGAGTTCCCGGTCGCGTGGCTGGATAAAAACGTGGCGCAAAAGCATACCGAAGCGGCGGCGAAAGCTTATCTCAATTATCTCTATACACCGGCGGCGCAGCAGATAATGACAAAATTCTATTATCGCGTGAATAACCCGCAGCTGATGCAGCAGGCAAACTTCCCGCAAACTGAGCTGTTTCGGGTGGAAGATCGTTTCGGCAGCTGGGAAAACATTATGAAAACCCACTTCGCCAGCGGTGGCGAGCTGGATAAGCTGTTAGCGGCGGGGCGTGGTTAA
- a CDS encoding DUF2919 domain-containing protein translates to MLFTPDDYDSKGQLRLPLTFWLILLLQARTWVLFIMAGASRQQGAELLELFYPDRNIFWIGMALGIPAAVGLLLTGYRQRWPALWQAWRWVLCATLLLSLALVLWQSAQEGDISSFALWLPALFDLLALLWLLLSRRLKACFNTQLNQAE, encoded by the coding sequence ATGCTTTTCACTCCTGATGACTATGACAGCAAGGGGCAGTTGCGGCTGCCGCTCACGTTCTGGCTGATTCTGTTGTTACAGGCGCGCACCTGGGTGCTGTTTATTATGGCCGGCGCGTCGCGCCAGCAGGGCGCTGAACTGCTGGAACTCTTTTATCCTGACAGAAATATCTTTTGGATAGGGATGGCGCTGGGGATCCCGGCCGCCGTCGGGCTGCTGCTCACGGGTTACCGCCAACGCTGGCCCGCGCTCTGGCAAGCCTGGCGCTGGGTGCTGTGCGCGACTTTGCTGCTGAGCCTGGCGCTGGTGCTGTGGCAAAGCGCGCAGGAAGGCGATATTTCGTCGTTTGCGCTGTGGCTGCCCGCGCTGTTTGATCTGTTAGCGCTGCTCTGGCTACTGCTTAGTCGCCGCCTGAAAGCCTGCTTTAATACGCAGCTCAATCAGGCGGAATAA
- a CDS encoding Dyp-type peroxidase → MSSYQSGILPEHNRFAIWLEARVQGDLNTLRQGVKAFYHQLTQLQADYPEAALGATVAFGNALWRDLQPGDSAPELKDFQPLGKNMAPATQRDLLIHIQSLRHDVNFTLAQAALAAFGPTVRIEEETHGFRWTEDRDLSGFVDGTENPQGEKRQQVAIIANGADAGGSYVFTQRWEHNLSQLQRLPIAKQEQIIGRTKLSNEELEGDARPATSHVSRVDLKENGQGLKILRQSLPYGTASGTNGLYFIAYCATLYNIEQQLLSMFGERDGKYDAMLRFTKPVSGAWWFAPSVEALLAL, encoded by the coding sequence ATGTCCTCGTACCAGAGCGGCATTTTGCCCGAACATAATCGTTTTGCCATCTGGCTGGAAGCCAGGGTGCAGGGCGATCTAAATACCCTTCGTCAGGGCGTTAAAGCCTTTTATCATCAGTTAACCCAGCTGCAGGCGGATTATCCCGAAGCGGCGCTGGGCGCCACCGTCGCTTTCGGCAATGCGCTCTGGCGCGATCTGCAGCCAGGCGACAGCGCGCCGGAGCTAAAGGATTTTCAGCCGCTGGGAAAAAATATGGCGCCCGCTACTCAACGCGACTTGCTGATTCATATTCAATCTCTGCGTCACGACGTTAACTTCACCCTGGCGCAGGCGGCGCTGGCGGCCTTTGGTCCGACGGTGCGCATTGAAGAAGAGACGCACGGTTTTCGCTGGACGGAAGATCGCGATCTCTCCGGATTTGTTGATGGCACAGAAAACCCGCAGGGAGAAAAACGTCAACAGGTGGCGATCATCGCCAACGGGGCGGATGCCGGTGGCAGCTACGTCTTTACCCAACGTTGGGAACATAATTTATCGCAGCTGCAGCGCCTGCCGATTGCAAAGCAGGAACAGATCATCGGGCGCACTAAGTTAAGCAATGAAGAGCTGGAAGGGGACGCGCGTCCTGCAACATCCCACGTTAGCCGTGTCGATCTAAAAGAGAACGGGCAGGGATTAAAGATCCTGCGTCAGAGCCTGCCTTACGGCACCGCCAGCGGCACTAACGGCCTCTATTTTATCGCCTATTGCGCCACGCTATATAATATTGAACAGCAGCTATTAAGTATGTTTGGCGAACGTGACGGCAAATATGACGCTATGCTGCGCTTTACGAAACCGGTGAGCGGCGCATGGTGGTTCGCGCCTTCTGTCGAGGCGCTATTGGCATTATAA
- the amiA gene encoding N-acetylmuramoyl-L-alanine amidase AmiA, translating into MDAAMKKFSPLTTRRQLLLSGAALALLPATRALAKSEPASLAPRPQAKSSRPADGKKIVMLDPGHGGVDSGAVGKEGSEEKHIVLEIAHNVRQQLGQHSHIEVRLTRESDHFIPLAERVEIAHQHGADLFMSIHADGFTSPSANGASVFALSNRGASSAMARYLSEKENAADKVGGVKVQSDNPYLQQVLFDLVQTDTIKNSLTLGSHILKQIRPVHHLHSQHTEQAAFAVLKSPSIPSVLVETSFITNPEEERLLGTTAFRQKIASAIADGIVSFFAEFDRHNQRPG; encoded by the coding sequence TTGGACGCCGCCATGAAAAAATTCTCTCCATTAACGACCCGACGCCAGCTGCTGCTTTCCGGCGCGGCTTTGGCGCTGCTGCCAGCTACGCGCGCGCTGGCGAAAAGTGAACCGGCCTCGCTGGCGCCGCGTCCACAGGCGAAATCATCACGGCCCGCCGACGGTAAAAAAATCGTTATGCTCGATCCCGGTCATGGCGGTGTTGATTCCGGCGCAGTGGGTAAAGAAGGCAGCGAAGAAAAACATATCGTGCTGGAGATAGCGCATAATGTGCGTCAGCAGCTGGGTCAGCACAGCCATATCGAGGTGCGCCTGACGCGTGAAAGCGATCATTTTATCCCGCTGGCCGAGCGGGTAGAGATTGCGCATCAGCACGGGGCCGATCTGTTTATGTCTATTCACGCCGACGGTTTTACCAGCCCAAGCGCCAACGGCGCATCGGTATTCGCCCTGTCGAACCGTGGCGCCAGCAGCGCAATGGCGCGTTATCTGTCGGAGAAAGAGAACGCGGCGGATAAGGTAGGCGGCGTTAAGGTGCAAAGCGATAATCCTTATTTGCAACAGGTGCTGTTTGATCTGGTGCAGACGGATACCATTAAAAATAGCCTGACGCTGGGCAGCCATATTCTTAAGCAGATCCGTCCGGTTCATCATCTGCACAGTCAGCACACTGAGCAGGCCGCGTTTGCCGTGCTGAAATCCCCGTCGATTCCTTCCGTGCTGGTAGAAACGTCTTTTATTACCAATCCAGAAGAGGAGCGTCTGCTGGGCACCACCGCTTTCCGACAAAAGATTGCCAGCGCCATCGCCGACGGCATCGTGAGCTTTTTTGCCGAATTTGACCGCCACAATCAGCGTCCGGGTTAG
- a CDS encoding GNAT family acetyltransferase — MEIRAFRQEDFEEVITLWERCDLLRPWNDPEMDIERKLNHDPDLFLVAVVGGEIVGTLMGGYDGHRGSVYYLGVHPDYRGRGFANALLNRLEKKLIARGCPKINLIVREENDAVIGFYEKLDYEMQDAVCLGKRLIEDREY, encoded by the coding sequence ATGGAAATCCGCGCATTCCGCCAGGAAGACTTTGAAGAAGTCATTACGCTTTGGGAACGTTGCGATCTGCTGCGTCCCTGGAACGATCCGGAAATGGATATTGAGCGTAAACTCAATCACGATCCCGATCTCTTTCTGGTTGCGGTGGTCGGCGGCGAAATCGTTGGCACTTTAATGGGGGGTTATGACGGCCATCGCGGCTCGGTCTACTACCTTGGCGTGCATCCCGATTATCGTGGACGCGGCTTTGCCAACGCGCTGCTTAACCGACTGGAGAAAAAGCTGATTGCGCGTGGCTGCCCGAAAATTAATCTGATCGTGCGCGAAGAAAACGACGCGGTCATTGGTTTTTATGAAAAGCTTGATTACGAGATGCAGGATGCGGTCTGCCTGGGCAAGCGGCTGATTGAAGATCGTGAGTATTAA
- a CDS encoding RNase A-like domain-containing protein gives MLSNRLLGGLELAQGTVELMGATALCLAPDPSLLTKAACVATGAHSMDAINTAAERILTGRNTRTATFQTAAALAKQLGASEDSALAIGLTVDIAVPFAPAMAIGAVRIAKVRMGRIRLIEHEAIKGLPGGGHTIARHVGKTPEELFQRIEKSIRSGNLHPQPAGSFTSLDLAETVITAALKNARSTIKSWSAASLGSRQRSLTIVYSANRNVGIVVKPGSTVVYNANRIKIVLIRQYNNGKPYFILSAYPEV, from the coding sequence ATGCTTAGCAACCGGCTGCTGGGCGGGCTGGAGTTAGCCCAGGGGACCGTAGAGCTGATGGGCGCGACAGCTTTATGTCTGGCACCTGATCCCAGCTTGTTAACCAAGGCTGCTTGTGTTGCTACCGGCGCGCACAGCATGGACGCCATTAATACCGCCGCTGAGCGTATTCTGACCGGGCGTAATACTCGTACGGCAACGTTTCAGACCGCCGCCGCCCTGGCTAAGCAATTGGGTGCCAGCGAGGATAGTGCGTTGGCTATCGGGCTGACGGTTGATATTGCCGTTCCTTTCGCCCCCGCGATGGCCATTGGCGCGGTGCGAATTGCTAAAGTGCGTATGGGACGTATTCGGCTCATTGAACATGAAGCGATTAAGGGGTTACCGGGCGGCGGGCATACTATCGCCCGGCATGTAGGGAAGACGCCGGAAGAACTGTTTCAACGTATTGAGAAAAGTATTCGCTCAGGAAACCTACATCCTCAACCTGCTGGTTCATTTACATCTCTCGACCTTGCCGAGACAGTTATCACTGCTGCGTTAAAAAACGCACGATCAACGATCAAATCTTGGTCAGCAGCCTCATTAGGCTCTCGACAACGTTCGCTTACGATTGTTTATTCCGCCAATCGCAATGTCGGCATCGTCGTTAAGCCGGGGTCAACCGTTGTTTATAACGCTAACCGTATTAAAATTGTACTGATCCGTCAGTACAATAACGGGAAACCATATTTTATTTTGTCAGCTTATCCGGAGGTATAA
- a CDS encoding RpoE-regulated lipoprotein, protein MKSLRPALIVATLLLAGCASHGSNSSASSWWNPLDWSWSTLWPGNWFGSSLTVTEQGVGAINGTTPLQEDALNEGLNGDYRLRQGMRSEQGGVVSFWQALTENEVKLTFSGKETVSRIDVTDRDIASADGTRIGDLFSDHYQKAFGHCQAASDEAASAVLCQAPGSVHISYLYQGKWAGPQGLIPPDDVLKSWQVSKIIWQR, encoded by the coding sequence ATGAAATCACTACGTCCGGCTTTGATCGTCGCCACTTTATTGCTGGCGGGCTGCGCCAGCCACGGCTCAAACAGCAGCGCATCAAGCTGGTGGAATCCGCTTGACTGGTCATGGTCCACGCTGTGGCCCGGCAACTGGTTTGGCTCTTCCCTGACGGTAACCGAGCAGGGCGTGGGAGCCATTAATGGCACTACGCCGCTGCAGGAAGATGCTCTTAACGAGGGGCTGAACGGCGACTATCGGCTGCGGCAGGGCATGCGCAGCGAACAGGGCGGCGTGGTCAGTTTCTGGCAGGCGCTGACCGAAAACGAAGTAAAGCTAACCTTTAGCGGTAAAGAGACCGTGAGCCGTATTGACGTCACGGATCGGGATATCGCCAGCGCCGATGGCACGCGTATTGGCGATCTCTTCAGCGACCATTATCAAAAAGCTTTTGGTCATTGCCAGGCCGCCAGTGATGAAGCCGCTTCCGCCGTATTGTGTCAGGCGCCCGGCAGCGTGCATATCAGCTATCTGTATCAGGGCAAATGGGCCGGCCCACAAGGCCTGATCCCGCCCGATGACGTGCTAAAAAGCTGGCAGGTCAGCAAAATTATCTGGCAGCGTTAA